A genomic window from Candidatus Pelagisphaera phototrophica includes:
- a CDS encoding TonB-dependent receptor domain-containing protein, with protein sequence MIKSSHRTILSILIGFTTSVSNLSGQDSGLPELESFIADESASALNNTIMPTEREISGLFSDAKSILEIPRSVTLLSPEILDQLNIKGLRDLEKVGAGTQAFNYYGVPGSPTIRGARGGTYLNGMLRAYNRNEMPLSFGSLEAIEIVKGPAPADFSPTLIGGFVNLIPKTPFFDEEKGSIELQFDNWGRKTATADLGAPFLISGEIPAAYRLSITSQDGESYYDDLSNDYTSVYGSIKFRPKKGVSVFMGGEYFDYKSNENPGWNRPTQQLVDTGAYVIGEPQDITSGIWRGTAARREISADPRLAIERSVAEELVPSFGNIEDMEFITDSDGVEKYVYTSDYFANGGSAVTRQLEGNVVLTDPSDFADSTDTVLFADIVLDSNPERTVTIKGIAEFLETEKSSSYGYAFASEQTLFGAKMYVTERGLIPNTSFSYGIGARFHDATQLQDYWDEPFSRRDITEDEISANTILLSGAQFPIGGNNQWGLFGVGGNSESELMQLSTFINGQSKLMDDKLSLLGSVRFEYADFDIKVPSEVEGLSAETRADYASIGSDSTDYLNWNLGLNYEVAEGIYLYGNYQEGTSMDPSQGGALVGEANFAENEMSEAGIKSSFIDGSLFTSVAFYNWEQSAFNGRAGSSEPLEGEGFEFEATWIVSDSLKFIGSFTSQEVVRKTPLGFRTIPFSEQDWAMYGGELNDPFGNAGFDGRDRYDRNFGTPPANPNLVFPGPPEEIIKVFGIYDFQNGFEMSGGVRSQEEFFLDFDRQIVLPDALIWSLGGKYSTETWDVGLMVENLTDEEYFIGAAPIFAANTLVTKAPEKTFVFTFRYKF encoded by the coding sequence ATGATAAAATCATCGCACAGAACAATTCTGTCAATACTCATCGGTTTTACGACCAGCGTTTCGAATCTTTCGGGACAAGATTCGGGATTACCAGAGCTAGAAAGTTTTATAGCCGATGAAAGTGCATCCGCACTTAACAATACTATAATGCCAACTGAGCGCGAAATCTCAGGCCTTTTCTCTGACGCAAAGAGTATATTGGAAATACCCAGATCCGTTACCCTCCTGTCGCCAGAAATACTGGATCAGCTAAACATCAAAGGTCTGCGTGACCTCGAAAAGGTTGGTGCAGGTACCCAAGCCTTCAACTATTATGGGGTGCCTGGATCTCCAACTATAAGAGGAGCTAGAGGCGGAACTTACTTGAATGGAATGCTCAGAGCGTACAATCGCAATGAAATGCCACTGTCTTTCGGCTCTCTAGAAGCGATCGAGATCGTCAAAGGTCCTGCTCCTGCGGACTTCTCGCCGACTCTGATAGGAGGATTTGTTAATCTGATCCCTAAGACTCCATTTTTTGATGAGGAGAAAGGTTCAATCGAGCTCCAATTCGATAACTGGGGTAGAAAGACTGCAACTGCGGACTTAGGAGCACCATTTTTAATATCGGGAGAAATCCCAGCCGCATACCGATTATCAATAACCTCACAGGACGGAGAAAGCTACTATGACGATTTGAGTAATGATTATACGTCTGTTTACGGATCAATAAAATTTCGTCCGAAAAAAGGTGTATCCGTTTTTATGGGAGGTGAATACTTTGACTATAAGTCGAATGAAAATCCTGGGTGGAATCGCCCCACGCAGCAATTAGTTGATACAGGCGCTTATGTTATTGGTGAGCCTCAAGACATCACTAGCGGTATATGGAGAGGAACTGCTGCACGACGCGAAATCTCCGCTGATCCTAGGCTTGCGATCGAACGCTCGGTAGCGGAAGAACTTGTTCCAAGTTTCGGAAACATAGAGGACATGGAGTTTATCACGGATTCAGATGGCGTTGAAAAATACGTCTACACATCCGACTATTTTGCTAACGGGGGCAGTGCGGTAACAAGGCAGCTAGAGGGTAATGTGGTACTCACAGATCCAAGTGACTTTGCCGACTCAACGGACACGGTTTTGTTTGCTGACATTGTACTGGACTCGAATCCAGAGAGAACAGTAACGATAAAAGGAATCGCGGAATTTCTGGAGACTGAGAAAAGCTCATCCTACGGATACGCATTCGCTTCCGAGCAAACGCTGTTCGGTGCTAAAATGTATGTTACAGAGCGTGGCCTTATACCGAATACTTCCTTTAGTTACGGAATCGGGGCGCGCTTCCATGACGCAACTCAACTGCAGGATTATTGGGACGAGCCGTTTAGTCGCCGAGATATAACCGAGGATGAGATAAGCGCTAATACAATTCTTCTTTCCGGAGCCCAATTCCCAATAGGGGGCAACAACCAGTGGGGTCTCTTTGGTGTGGGCGGAAATTCGGAATCGGAATTGATGCAATTGTCCACGTTCATTAATGGTCAATCTAAGCTCATGGATGACAAATTAAGCTTACTTGGGTCAGTTCGTTTCGAATACGCAGACTTCGATATCAAAGTTCCCAGCGAAGTTGAGGGTTTAAGCGCAGAAACGAGGGCCGATTACGCCAGCATTGGCTCTGATAGTACAGATTACCTTAACTGGAACTTAGGTCTCAATTACGAAGTGGCCGAAGGGATCTATCTTTATGGAAATTATCAAGAGGGAACTTCTATGGATCCAAGTCAAGGTGGTGCACTCGTGGGCGAGGCTAATTTTGCCGAGAATGAGATGTCTGAGGCAGGGATCAAATCGAGTTTTATCGATGGGAGCCTTTTTACTTCGGTAGCTTTTTATAATTGGGAGCAGAGCGCCTTTAACGGAAGGGCTGGGTCCAGTGAGCCACTAGAGGGGGAAGGATTTGAGTTTGAGGCGACTTGGATCGTTTCGGATTCTCTTAAGTTTATTGGATCTTTTACGTCGCAAGAGGTAGTCCGAAAAACGCCTTTGGGCTTTCGTACCATTCCCTTTTCTGAGCAAGATTGGGCCATGTACGGGGGCGAGCTGAACGATCCTTTCGGTAATGCTGGATTCGACGGACGTGACCGCTACGACAGAAACTTTGGGACCCCTCCAGCCAATCCCAACCTTGTTTTCCCTGGTCCTCCTGAAGAAATAATTAAGGTATTTGGAATATATGATTTCCAGAACGGGTTCGAAATGTCAGGTGGCGTGAGATCTCAAGAAGAATTCTTTTTGGATTTCGATCGACAAATCGTACTGCCAGACGCCCTTATTTGGAGTTTGGGTGGCAAGTATTCAACGGAGACCTGGGATGTTGGGCTAATGGTTGAAAATCTTACAGACGAAGAATATTTCATAGGAGCCGCTCCAATTTTCGCAGCAAATACGCTCGTAACGAAAGCGCCTGAAAAGACATTTGTTTTCACTTTCAGGTATAAGTTCTAA
- a CDS encoding ABC transporter substrate-binding protein: protein MKKNAVFTNLFLIGAFIFAGCAPTEQVSSTDGLVKVTLQTDWYAQAEHGGFYQAVAEGYYEDFGLDVTILPGGPNAMAAQKTATGKVEFAIGRADDVVLQASNGVPILIVGSFMQHDPQAILLHEESSVNNFEDLDGRSVMTTPGAAMIKYLEKRFDITIETMPVDYGMSRFLADKEFIQQCFITSEPYYIRKEGANPKTLLIADSGYDPYRVMYTSKTFAQKNTDVVKAFVEASVKGWKSYIAGPRDKANEVIAKGNPKMTEEFLSYSLNAMIENQLISGYQDEDQTGLIDPDRMQALIDDLFLLGVIEKKVFSRDLAPISFLPEYLQEMIDLD from the coding sequence ATGAAAAAGAACGCTGTATTCACTAATCTGTTCCTAATCGGAGCTTTTATATTTGCTGGTTGTGCTCCGACCGAACAAGTCTCCTCGACAGATGGCCTTGTTAAAGTTACTTTGCAAACTGATTGGTATGCCCAAGCTGAGCATGGTGGATTCTATCAAGCTGTTGCGGAGGGTTATTACGAAGATTTCGGGCTCGATGTAACTATTTTGCCTGGTGGACCCAATGCTATGGCTGCTCAAAAGACAGCTACAGGGAAAGTTGAATTCGCGATTGGACGAGCGGATGACGTTGTGCTCCAAGCATCTAATGGCGTTCCAATTCTAATCGTGGGATCGTTCATGCAGCACGATCCGCAGGCGATTCTCTTGCACGAAGAAAGTAGTGTGAACAATTTTGAGGACTTGGACGGTCGTTCTGTTATGACAACGCCTGGAGCTGCGATGATTAAGTATCTGGAAAAACGTTTCGATATCACAATCGAAACAATGCCCGTCGACTATGGAATGAGCCGTTTTCTTGCTGATAAGGAGTTCATTCAGCAGTGCTTTATTACCAGTGAACCATACTATATTCGAAAGGAGGGAGCAAATCCCAAGACATTGCTAATCGCGGATAGTGGATACGACCCCTACCGAGTTATGTATACTAGCAAAACCTTTGCCCAGAAGAACACTGACGTAGTCAAAGCTTTCGTAGAGGCCTCGGTAAAAGGCTGGAAAAGCTATATAGCTGGGCCAAGGGATAAAGCAAATGAGGTGATAGCAAAAGGAAATCCCAAAATGACGGAGGAATTTTTGAGCTATTCGCTAAACGCCATGATTGAAAACCAGCTTATATCAGGATATCAGGATGAGGATCAAACAGGATTAATAGATCCCGACCGCATGCAAGCACTGATAGACGACCTCTTCCTCCTAGGTGTCATCGAGAAAAAAGTCTTTTCCAGAGATCTCGCACCCATTTCTTTCCTGCCTGAATATTTGCAAGAGATGATCGATTTGGATTGA
- a CDS encoding ABC transporter permease produces MNKLKAIFLPFISGILLLGIWYSVAFVYAKNEGYEVQRIVIPFPHQIVEALWDERAILWIATRQTAFAALVGFIAAVTFGYVLSMLLASAVWVKRSLYPWILVLQMTPVVVLAPIFVLWIGQGLPSITAITFMIGFFPVVANTTMGLISTDRNLIELFEMSNASKTQEIAYLRVPYAMPYFLTGMKIAGTLAPIGAIAGDLFAGSSQGGVGGIGFMVILYNSQVKVPELFATAFVACFLGFIFVGCVNWLHWMLLKNWHESVRATDIE; encoded by the coding sequence ATGAACAAGCTAAAAGCGATCTTTCTACCGTTCATTTCAGGAATACTTCTTCTCGGTATTTGGTATTCGGTCGCATTTGTTTACGCAAAAAACGAGGGTTATGAAGTACAACGAATTGTCATTCCTTTTCCCCATCAAATAGTAGAGGCTTTATGGGATGAGCGTGCAATATTGTGGATCGCCACTCGTCAAACCGCATTCGCCGCTTTAGTTGGCTTCATCGCCGCTGTCACTTTTGGCTACGTATTATCGATGTTACTGGCATCAGCTGTATGGGTAAAACGGTCGCTTTACCCTTGGATCTTAGTGCTACAAATGACTCCCGTGGTGGTCCTTGCACCCATATTTGTTTTGTGGATCGGGCAAGGCCTTCCAAGCATAACAGCTATTACTTTCATGATTGGGTTTTTTCCTGTCGTCGCCAACACTACCATGGGCTTGATATCAACGGATCGTAATTTAATAGAACTTTTTGAGATGAGCAATGCTAGCAAAACACAGGAAATAGCGTATCTTAGAGTTCCGTATGCGATGCCCTATTTTTTAACTGGTATGAAAATTGCGGGTACGTTAGCCCCGATTGGAGCGATAGCTGGCGATCTTTTTGCGGGAAGCTCCCAAGGAGGGGTAGGAGGCATCGGTTTCATGGTGATTTTGTACAATTCCCAAGTCAAGGTTCCAGAGCTGTTTGCTACAGCGTTTGTAGCCTGCTTCTTAGGGTTCATTTTTGTTGGCTGCGTCAATTGGCTCCATTGGATGCTCCTGAAGAATTGGCATGAATCAGTTAGAGCGACAGACATCGAATAA